Below is a window of Candidatus Liberimonas magnetica DNA.
AGAATAATAAAAGAAAAATAAAGAAGTTCTTCACTGGCATTTTAAGTCCAGAATTATGCAGATAATGTCCAAGTGACAAAAACGAAGCCAAGAGGCATAAAGCTGCTAAAGCTATATGGGAACGCCCTCCTTTTAGCAGGCCTTCTTTTGCAAATTCAAAATCTGTAAATATTATTTTTGGAAACAAACCAAAAAATGCCAGTATTGACAGGAAAACAAGAATTGTAAATGTAATATAATATGTCCAGAAAGATTTTCTAAAAGATGAGAAATCCGGCAACGTATATCCCAGAACAAAAGGGAACATCCATTGCGTCAAATAACCCAACATCGCCATATAACCTATATTCGGCTCTTCTGAGAAAAATGAACGGATAAGCCCGTATATCATTAATATTTTCAGCCAGAAAAATAACTTTTCATGCCTTAACCTTTTCCACTGGTCCCAGGAAAAAAGAAAAGCTACCCCTCCCGTAATATACCCTATTACATGCGTAAACGGCATGCTCAATGCAAATAAATAGTTTAATATTTTTAGTACTTTATCCGTTATTTTGTTCATATTCAATTTGTTTGGTGTTTTGGTTTCTTTTTCTTAATTCTTATAGCTTATAACTTACTACTGGTTTATATATCCCCACTGCTCAAGCATGGACTTAAGCTGTGCAGATGAGTTTCCAATATTTTCTTTTGCCTGCATCTTATCCGATACAGTGCCTAAAATGACCTTTGGCAGAGTATATATTTTTGAAATAATGCTTTCTTCCGGCCAGCCGCTTATAAGTTCCAGGGATCTTTGATCCAAGGCCAGGCTTTGCAGTACAGGAAGCGCCATCTCCCCAGCCAGAACCTCTTGTTTTTTAAGGATTATTTTATCAACAAAACAGTTTAAAGTAAAGGTCTGGCCAGGATTATTAGTATTAAATACAATATCCTGCCCGTTACTTAATTCGACACTGAACATATTTCCTGTCTTTTTGAGCATTTTTCCTGAAGTCTTCATATCATACAAAAGCCCTTCTTCTATTTGTTCAAACTTAATCGAAACTACGGCTTTGCTATTCTTTTTTCCAATAAACAATAATTTATTCTCGCTGTTATCCGGAATAAAATTCCTTAAAAGTCCTCTTGTCTTGGAGGTAACCGACAAACTCCAAGGATGTATCAACGCTAAATTTTTCAGGCACATTATATCTTCTTTTAAGTCATAGAGCTCTTCGGGAACGACTGATTCTTTAGGGAATCCGTCACGTTCTTTGAAATTATTTATATACAGCCACCTGCCTTTCCAGTATACTCCCCTGTTCTGCCATCCCTGATGAAAACTTACCAAATGTCCACCGAATTTCCCGGAATCAAAGGAAGAAAGCAAACTCTTGCCCTTAAAACCCTGCGGTATCTTTGAGCCGGTTAAATCCAATATGGTAGGCGCCAAGTCCAGAAGCTGGACATATGTATCTATCTTTCTTGGGGGCTTTGCAGCATAAAACATCAAAGGCACGTTTATATCGTCCGGTGTAAGAGAAACACCGTGGGAATGGAATGTCATCCTTTTCTTTTTCCAGGCACCGAACTTGGTTGGCCAGTCAAATACGAGGCTCCGGAAAGTCACTCCGTGGTCAGCTGTAAACACTATCACGGTTTTTTTATCCAGTCCCGAAGATTCCAGGAATTCCCTTAAATAACCGATATACTTGTCGTGGTAAGCCACATCTCCCATATAAAGCATCTTTCGTACATTCGACAGCACGTGGCCTTGTTTCATCGAGGCCCACAAGTATCTTAAAGGGGGCCTGTACGGCCCGTGAGGCCCGTCATAATAAAGCATAAGGAAATATTTTTCCTGCCCGTGTTTTTTCAACCAGTCTATGCCCGTCATTGTGACATGAGGCGGGCTGTACCCGGAATGTTCAAGGTTTATAACTTCATCAAAGCCAAGGTCTGCAGAAAACCCGTGGCCGTCGCAAAACAACGAACAGGAACCGATGGCTGCAGTACGGTATCCGTTCTTTTTTAGTACCGAAGGCAGGGTTTCAAGTTTTCTTGAATAGAATTTTTCTCTTTCAATTTTTGTGACATCATAATGCATGCTGATCTCAGCTATCTCCGTAGGATACCTTGACATAAGGAAAGAAGGCACTGAAAGCTTTGTCATATTGCCGTTTGAAAGGGCTTTTGTAAAATCCACACTTTCTTCTTTATATCTGTAAAGGTTAGGAGTATAACCTTTTGAGATGCAATCCCCTCTCAGTGAGTCAATAACGATCAAAATAACGTTAGGTTTATCTATATTACTAACTTTGTTGTATACAGCAGGCTGGCCCCAGAAAGCAAGCCCCTGGCAACCACCTCTTTTAAAGATATCACCGGCATCCCTGAGGGGCATTGTAAAACATCTGTCTGGATTGCTCTTTTCAATTTCATCCATATTATAAAGATTTCTGTTCATGCTTATTTTTTTTGTGATAAACTTTATTTTTACTTTCTGGCCTGCAAAATCCTCCAGGCTTATATTTTCAAAATTCCAGGCACCGTCCCTGTCTTTCATCCCTGGATAAAAATATTTATAAAAGTCTTTATAATACCGGTCCGTGCTTTCATATTTAAAAGGGTAAAAAGAAAATTCGTTTTTTTCAAATATCTTGTGTTCTTGATTGTCCTTATCTATTACTATTACAGAAAACCTCATGGGGTCACACAGCTGCCTGTTGATGGAAGATATTGTTCCATAATTAAACTTCAAGACCGGTTTATCTGGCAATAAAAGGTTGTATTCTATTTGTGTAGTATCGGGTGCAAATATGCAGTCTTCATGATGTGTCTTTAACGGGAACCACCCCAAAGATAAATGCAGGTTCATCTCATGAGAGTGCAAATAGGGCGAATTTTGCTTATAAGGGTATTTTAGAAGCGCTTTATTTGCACTTTCGATGTTCGGGCTTAGGATGTCAGCCTTCGGGAGCATTTTTATAAGGTCATAGATAAGCAAATGCCGGTTCCCGATCCTATCCGAATCAAAATCCGGCATATTTATCCTTGAATCGTTCGGGATTACTAAAAATATATAGAATAAGCCGAACAAAACAACTACCGCCCCAAGAGATTTAAATAAAATATTCAGTGTTTTTTTCATAGTAAAAGCTTTATTTTCTATATGCTTTTTATTGTATTTTTCAATCTTTTATTAAGACATTTTCGTTATTTTCTAGAATATTTACCAGATATTTCTTCAGTTCCTGGAGTTTTGCCAGGTTTTTGCCGGATATATCGGTCAAATAACCGTCCGGAGAGCCTACATTATACAGCTCATATTTTACACCGTCGCGAGTAGGTATATAGATAAGCCTGTACTTGCCGTCATCAACCATCCTGTGTTTTGCCACGACAACGGTAGCCTTGTATTTGTTTTTAATAACAGGCTCAAGGTTATATGTAAAATCCACTTCCGAAATGCCTGTTATATCCGGGTAGTTTATTCTCTGTTTCTGATAAAACCCGTCCGTTATGTCGCTGAACCATATACCTGTTTCAGAAAATGCTTTTAATCCTAAGCTATCTTTTTCTTTTCTTAGTACAGGCATCAAGGATTGCCCGTCAAGTTTTGTTAATTCTTCTTCTCTTGCCAGTGTTCTTTTATTGCCTGCATTATATTTGGAATACCCCAAATGTTCCAAAAGCGTGGGCATAACATCTATCTCTCTTGTTACGCAATCGATCTTTGTCTTAGCATACTCATTCTTGGGGAATTTAATGATCAAAGGTAACTTTATTGCATAAGGCCCTCTCAAATGCTCGCCATGGCCTATTGACCACCCGTTCTCATAAAGGTTCTCTCCGTGGTCTGCTGTTATGATTATGATAGTATTATCATACAGGCCGTTTTTCTTTAAATATTCTACAGCCGTTGCTACGGATGAATCAAAAGCGCTTACACACCCGTCGTACAAGGCATTTATCTGCTTAATATCGTCCTCGGTTATTTTTTCTTTTTCATAAATGGTCGGAGGCTTATGATACTTATACCTGCCAGTATAACCGTCTGGAGTATACTTTTTATAAAACGGGTATGGGGCAGCATAAGGAAAATGGGTTGCGGAATAAAATGTCAGGCAAAAGAATTTTTCATTTTTTTTTAGGCAGTTTAAATTAGATTCAAGTTCCTTTTCAAGGATAAAGGGGTCTGCATTATTTGCAAACTCTTTTAACTCCGGGAATACCTTCCTTGCGAAGTTATTGGTCAAATAGGGCAAAAGGAAAAAATGCATTTCAAGGCTTCTCTGGTTTATTAA
It encodes the following:
- a CDS encoding sulfatase, with translation MKKTLNILFKSLGAVVVLFGLFYIFLVIPNDSRINMPDFDSDRIGNRHLLIYDLIKMLPKADILSPNIESANKALLKYPYKQNSPYLHSHEMNLHLSLGWFPLKTHHEDCIFAPDTTQIEYNLLLPDKPVLKFNYGTISSINRQLCDPMRFSVIVIDKDNQEHKIFEKNEFSFYPFKYESTDRYYKDFYKYFYPGMKDRDGAWNFENISLEDFAGQKVKIKFITKKISMNRNLYNMDEIEKSNPDRCFTMPLRDAGDIFKRGGCQGLAFWGQPAVYNKVSNIDKPNVILIVIDSLRGDCISKGYTPNLYRYKEESVDFTKALSNGNMTKLSVPSFLMSRYPTEIAEISMHYDVTKIEREKFYSRKLETLPSVLKKNGYRTAAIGSCSLFCDGHGFSADLGFDEVINLEHSGYSPPHVTMTGIDWLKKHGQEKYFLMLYYDGPHGPYRPPLRYLWASMKQGHVLSNVRKMLYMGDVAYHDKYIGYLREFLESSGLDKKTVIVFTADHGVTFRSLVFDWPTKFGAWKKKRMTFHSHGVSLTPDDINVPLMFYAAKPPRKIDTYVQLLDLAPTILDLTGSKIPQGFKGKSLLSSFDSGKFGGHLVSFHQGWQNRGVYWKGRWLYINNFKERDGFPKESVVPEELYDLKEDIMCLKNLALIHPWSLSVTSKTRGLLRNFIPDNSENKLLFIGKKNSKAVVSIKFEQIEEGLLYDMKTSGKMLKKTGNMFSVELSNGQDIVFNTNNPGQTFTLNCFVDKIILKKQEVLAGEMALPVLQSLALDQRSLELISGWPEESIISKIYTLPKVILGTVSDKMQAKENIGNSSAQLKSMLEQWGYINQ
- a CDS encoding sulfatase codes for the protein MNKISKYLFFNGIYSGIFFYLFLFVISLLWNAGFSAMGVKQSEVSKFIVSRFWPEVIFIQLKILLAYLSLGLLTGFIVEFIGQNTVFKFKGMKFFLLVFITSYLLIYSIKIYPQLYTETFYDRGGILRSFQVFITDSIPFGFFKTFNYFLCLFFGFSLISWMLRNFKRSLYIISCVLVFVLSVCIVKIIIFPKRYVQNTGPNILILASDSLRFDRVYDRKDLAPNINALIDEGVIFRSHFSSLPRTFPAMISLLTGRFPVHHGVRHMFPDKWNRDLRPYSFVEDLKNAGYSTAVVGDFAGDVFSRMQIGFERIAAPYFNFVTLINQRSLEMHFFLLPYLTNNFARKVFPELKEFANNADPFILEKELESNLNCLKKNEKFFCLTFYSATHFPYAAPYPFYKKYTPDGYTGRYKYHKPPTIYEKEKITEDDIKQINALYDGCVSAFDSSVATAVEYLKKNGLYDNTIIIITADHGENLYENGWSIGHGEHLRGPYAIKLPLIIKFPKNEYAKTKIDCVTREIDVMPTLLEHLGYSKYNAGNKRTLAREEELTKLDGQSLMPVLRKEKDSLGLKAFSETGIWFSDITDGFYQKQRINYPDITGISEVDFTYNLEPVIKNKYKATVVVAKHRMVDDGKYRLIYIPTRDGVKYELYNVGSPDGYLTDISGKNLAKLQELKKYLVNILENNENVLIKD